The sequence below is a genomic window from Desulfobulbus oligotrophicus.
AGGCAACGATGCCATTGCCCGGCTTGATGCGGAACATGACGACCGGGTCATCCAGTCCAAGATTGAAGAACTCAAAGACAAGGCGCATCTGTACCGGGAAGAGATCCGGCTGCTGCTGTTTAAAGCTGTCCGTCAACCGGATGACACAGTGCTGTACTATCAGGACGACCAGGTACCTGCCGGGGCCGTAACCGACGGTCGCACCTGGCGCATTCGTGTTGGCAACAAACCCATCGCTCTTGAGAAGATACCTCTGACCGGTGGCGGTGAGGTGATCGGCACGGTACCCGGGGGCTTGCCCGCCTTAAGTGTGCCAAAGCTTGATTTCAGTGTGCTGCTGCACCTCTTTCCCTATGCCGCCATTATTTCCCTCCTGGGTTTCATGGAGGCCATCTCCATTGCCAAGGCCATTGCCAGTAAAACCGGTCAACGTATCGACCCCAACCAGGAGCTGATCGGACAGGGACTGGCCAACATTGTCGGCGCCATTGCCAAAAGCTACCCTGCTTCCGGTTCATTCTCCCGTTCAGCAGTCAACCTCCAGGCCGGTGCAGTCACTGGTTTTTCGAGTGTCTTCACCAGCCTCACCGTGGTTATTGCGCTGTTATTCTTCACCCCCCTGCTCTACCACCTGCCACAGTCAGTGCTGGCGGCCATTATCATGATGGCGGTCATCGGCCTCATCAATATTTCGGGCTTTCTGCATGCCTGGAGAGCGCAGTGGTACGACGGCCTGATCTCTATCCTCTCATTTCTTTGCACGCTCTGGTTTGCGCCGCACCTTGATAAAGGCATTATGCTCGGAGTCGTGCTCTGCCTTCTGGTCTTTCTCTATAAAAATATGCGCCCGGTTATCACCTCGCTGACCCGCGACCGCAGCCGGGTACTGGTCTGTGCCGTAACCAGGGGCCTTGAAGAGTGCAAGTATCTGTCGATTATCCGGTTTGAAGGGCCTTTGTTTTTTGCCAACGCAAGTTATCTTGAAGACAAGATCTCGGACCTGATGCTCTGTAAGACCACCCTGCGTCACATCTTAATCGTTGCCAACGGCATCAATGACATTGACGCCTCCGGTGAAGAGACATTATCCTTGCTCGTCGGAAGACTCCGCAGTGCCGGCATTGATGTCTCGTTCAGCGGCATCAACGACACTGTCATGAAGGTGTTGATCCGCACGCATCTGTTCAACAAAATCGGTGCCGACCATATCCACCCGACCATGGAAGAGGCCCTGCTCGTCATCCATCCGAACGTCCATACCAGAGAGGAGATAGCACGCTGCCCCCTGGGCAACCATCCTCAACCCGAGATCATTCACCCCTTAGGAGAGAGTTCCCATGTCTGTGATAACTGTATTTAATGCGTTGTACTGTAATGAAGAGCTGATCGTACCGCAGCTGGTGAAAAAGACCGGGTATCGGCTGGTGGAAGATGCCGAGATTGTGGATCAGGCCTGTACGTTGTCAGGCCTTTCTGCGGATCGGATCAGCCGGGCTTTCACGGCCAAGACGTCGCTCTTCAACCCCTTCACCCATGAAAAAGAACGGTCCATCGCCTATCTGCGCCTGGCGGTGGCCGACATCCTCTCCCAGGGCAACCTGGTGGTCCACGGTTTCTGTGCCCACTTTATTCCACCACCTGTGACCCATGTTCTGCGTCTCTGTCTGGTGGCGGACATGTCGTATCGGTTGCAGCAGGCCGGGCGTCTCTCTTCCCCGGAAAAGGATGTCCTTAAAGTTATCCATAAAAACGATGAAGATAAGAGTGCCTGGACCCAGCAGCTGCTGGGCAATGCCGATCCCTGGGATTCAGCACTGTACGATATCGTCATTCCCACCGACAAGATCGGTGCGGAAGAAAGCGTGCATCTGATCATCCGTAATCTCAACACCGATGTGCTTGTGCCGACCGCGGCATCGCTGGCCGCACTGGACGACTTCCGTCTCCTAGCCACTGTCCAGGTTGCACTGACCCGGGAAGGACACGACGTCAGCGTTGCTGTTCAAAGTGGTGCGGTGACGCTGACCATTGAAAAGAATGTGCTCATGCTCAGTCGGCTTGAGCAGGAATTGAAAGAGATTGTCGAAAATATCGAAGGCGTGAAAACCGTCACCACCGAAGTCGGTAAAGACTTTCATCAGGCTGATATCTATCGCAAACTCGATTTCCAGGCCCCTTCCCGGGTGCTTCTTGTGGACGATGAACGCGAATTTGTCCAGACCCTTTCTGAACGGCTGCTGCTTCGCGATCTGGGCTCAGCCATTGCCTATGACGGTGAGTCGGCGCTTGAGATGGTTCGTGAAGACGAACCTGAAGTCATGATTCTCGACCTGAAGATGCCCGGCATTGACGGCATAGAGGTACTGAAACAGGTCAAGGCGACCCAGCCGGAAATTGAGGTGATCATCCTCACCGGGCACGGCAATGAAACCGACCGTGAAACCTGTATGCAACTGGGTGCGTTTGCCTATCTCCAGAAACCGGTCGATATCGACATCCTCAGTGAAACGATGAAACAGGCCAATGAAAAGATCATGCGCCGTCAACAGGGAGAGCTGAGCTGAGCACAGGCCCCATCGTGGTCATGCCGAGGACGTGCCTGCTCCGTACACACCTTAGCCCGGAGAGTCGCCATGCCGCTTCTGGATCGTTTTAAGCCAAAGTTTCTCGATCATCATGATCAGAGCTCCGGCATGTACAAATCACTGTTTAACTTTCGGCTCCTGTGGAAGCAGTCCATTGCCATCACCCTGGCTGTGGTCCTGCTGCCGCTGTTCACCCTGGCCTTTGTAAACTATCGGGTCAGCACGGATGCCGTGGAGTCGGAATTACTGCTGCGCACCAGCCGCCTGGTCTCCAATGCCCGGCGGACCCTGACCGCGTATCTGCATGAACGGATCATTGCGCTGAACTTTCTGATCCTTGATACCAGCTTTGAACAGTTAAACAGCCAGACCCGCCTGGGAGATCTGCTCAATCATCTGAAAAGCGGTCTGGGCGAGTGGCATGACCTTGGTCTTATTGATCATACCGGTATCCAGGTGAACTATGCCGGCCCGGACAACCTCAGGGGCATCGATTACAGCCGGCAGGAGTGGTACAGCAAGCTGAACTACAAAGATCAGGAAAGTTATCACGATACCATTGGCATGCGTTCGGATATCAGTGATATCTTTCTGGGGTTCAGAAAGGCGCCGCATCTGGTGGTCTCGGTTCTGCACAACAATCCTGAGGGTCAGCATTACATCCTCCGCGCCGGTCTGCAGATCGCCCCGCTCAACAACATCCTCACGCATCTGGAGGTTCGCGGTGACGGTGATGCCTTCCTCATCAACCATAAAGGAGTGATACAAACACCTTCCCGGTATTATGGCGAAATCATGACCCGATTCCCCTTGCCGGTCCCGCCGCCCTCCGACCGTACCGAGGTCTTTGAGGGTAAAGATCACCTGGGACGCGCCATTGTCACCGGGTACGCCTACATCACCGGCACTCCTTTCATCCTCATGGTCATCAAGCAGAAGAGCACCCTCATGGCCGGCTGGGAGGCTGCACGAACAAAGCTGCTCATCTTCCTTGCCGGTTCGGTCCTGGCCATCCTGGCCGTGGTGTTCAGCATCTGCACCTACCTGGTCAACAGTATCTACCGGGCTGATCAAAAACGGCTGGCCTCGCTCCACCAGGTGGAATATGCCAACAAGATGGCATCCATCGGCAGGCTGTCGGCCGGTGTTGCCCATGAGATCAACAATCCGCTGGCCATTATCAATGAAAAGGCCGG
It includes:
- a CDS encoding SulP family inorganic anion transporter, translating into MIKRIFPFLDWFSGYNLPFLKADAVAGLTVALVLIPQSMAYAQLAGMPAYYGLYAAFLPPMIAALFGSSRQLSTGPVAVVSLMTAASLEPLATAGSESFIAYAILLSLLVGLFQLSLGILRLGLVVNFLSHPVVNGFTNAAAIIIATSQVSKMFGVNVDSAEHHYETIIKVVQSALHYTHWPTLLIGLLALVIMVVLKRIAPKVPNVLVAVVVTTLLSWLIGFEHNAGSSSTALQSPVALEKILSFNEAVEGIAPLAEERTKTSRILEEAKKGNDAIARLDAEHDDRVIQSKIEELKDKAHLYREEIRLLLFKAVRQPDDTVLYYQDDQVPAGAVTDGRTWRIRVGNKPIALEKIPLTGGGEVIGTVPGGLPALSVPKLDFSVLLHLFPYAAIISLLGFMEAISIAKAIASKTGQRIDPNQELIGQGLANIVGAIAKSYPASGSFSRSAVNLQAGAVTGFSSVFTSLTVVIALLFFTPLLYHLPQSVLAAIIMMAVIGLINISGFLHAWRAQWYDGLISILSFLCTLWFAPHLDKGIMLGVVLCLLVFLYKNMRPVITSLTRDRSRVLVCAVTRGLEECKYLSIIRFEGPLFFANASYLEDKISDLMLCKTTLRHILIVANGINDIDASGEETLSLLVGRLRSAGIDVSFSGINDTVMKVLIRTHLFNKIGADHIHPTMEEALLVIHPNVHTREEIARCPLGNHPQPEIIHPLGESSHVCDNCI
- a CDS encoding response regulator, translating into MSVITVFNALYCNEELIVPQLVKKTGYRLVEDAEIVDQACTLSGLSADRISRAFTAKTSLFNPFTHEKERSIAYLRLAVADILSQGNLVVHGFCAHFIPPPVTHVLRLCLVADMSYRLQQAGRLSSPEKDVLKVIHKNDEDKSAWTQQLLGNADPWDSALYDIVIPTDKIGAEESVHLIIRNLNTDVLVPTAASLAALDDFRLLATVQVALTREGHDVSVAVQSGAVTLTIEKNVLMLSRLEQELKEIVENIEGVKTVTTEVGKDFHQADIYRKLDFQAPSRVLLVDDEREFVQTLSERLLLRDLGSAIAYDGESALEMVREDEPEVMILDLKMPGIDGIEVLKQVKATQPEIEVIILTGHGNETDRETCMQLGAFAYLQKPVDIDILSETMKQANEKIMRRQQGELS
- a CDS encoding sensor histidine kinase codes for the protein MPLLDRFKPKFLDHHDQSSGMYKSLFNFRLLWKQSIAITLAVVLLPLFTLAFVNYRVSTDAVESELLLRTSRLVSNARRTLTAYLHERIIALNFLILDTSFEQLNSQTRLGDLLNHLKSGLGEWHDLGLIDHTGIQVNYAGPDNLRGIDYSRQEWYSKLNYKDQESYHDTIGMRSDISDIFLGFRKAPHLVVSVLHNNPEGQHYILRAGLQIAPLNNILTHLEVRGDGDAFLINHKGVIQTPSRYYGEIMTRFPLPVPPPSDRTEVFEGKDHLGRAIVTGYAYITGTPFILMVIKQKSTLMAGWEAARTKLLIFLAGSVLAILAVVFSICTYLVNSIYRADQKRLASLHQVEYANKMASIGRLSAGVAHEINNPLAIINEKAGLIKDLFTFRQEYANDHRLIGLVEAIIAAVDRCATITRQLLNFARNIQVTLQKVDIRQVVADVLAFQNKEAGYRNIEIKVAISEDVPEFFSDRGKLQQIFINLVNNAFAAMKEGGRLEILCRLSDDGSHIVTKVSDTGCGIPPENIKKIFEPFFTTKSGSGGTGLGLSITYGLVREIGGTIDIESTIDTGTSFTITLPVEYPKQQGEHNAPIAG